The DNA sequence CAATGGGCCATTAATCATCGATGAAACCCTATGCGCCTCCTGCGGCTTCTGTCTGCAACTATGCGAAAAGAGAGCGATCAGAGCAAAAAGTAAGGAATAAGTTGATTTATACCACAGCAAATTTTCAGCCACAAGAAACACCGGATAGAGAGCATCATGCCTAATGACATAAAACTTCGCATCTTTTGCACCGGCGTCGGGGGCCAGGGTACGCTGCTGGCCACCCGCCTTCTGGGCGAAGCCGCCATGGCCGCCGGCTTTATGGCGCAGGTATCCGAAACTCATGGGATGGCCCAACGCGGCGGCGTTGTGGAATCCACCCTCGTCCTGGGCGCCCTTTCCAGCCCTATCATTTCACTGGGTGAAGCTGACATCCTGATCGGTTTTGAAGTCCTGGAGACCTTCCGGTCCCTCAATCGCTGCCATGCCAATACCCTGGTAGTAACCAATATCGGCGTCAATGTGCCTTATACCGTAGCCACTGGCCAAACAACCTACCCGCCCGTAGCAGAGATGCTGAATATCCTGCAAGATTCGGTAGGCCGCCTTATCGGCCTGAACGCCAATGACCTGGCCCTCCAGGCTGGCAGCGCCCTGGCGGTGAACATGGTGCTTTTGGGCGCCCTGCTGAGCACCGGCCGGCTCCCGTTCGAACCTGAAATTCTGGTCAAGGTGGTCCAAACTCACACCCCCAGCAAGCATCTCACGACCAACCTGCAGGCCTTCAACCTGGGCCGGGAGGCCGCCATGACCCTAACGGCGGCACCAATCCATAAGTAAATGTTATTCTCCAAAAAGTATCCGCCAGCCACGTCAATCATTTGCTGATAGCACAGCGCGGCCCCAGGACCGCAACCAAAATAAAAAATCAAATTGTAGAAAGACTTCCTGATACCTAGCGTCTCCCTGTTGCACTCGTGAAAAGGGCTTGCACCGCTGAGTGAGATCAGTTAGAAATTACCAGCTACGCTGAGGAGAGAGTTATGGGATTATTTTCCAAGTCCCTGAGCTGCACCCGCTATTTTGTGCGCGGGGAATTGCCGGAGGACTTTTTATCGTGGGCGGACGAGCGACTACAACACTTCGCCTTTCGGGAGATCGATGACACCAACGATGAAAAATCCTGGGGTTGGGTGGAATTTGACAATCTGTTGCAGCCCGAATTTACCGGTGGCCAGGCCCATAAAGGGGAATACCTGGCCTTCTCGCTGCGCCTCGACGCCCGGAAAGTGCCGGCCGCCCTGTTTCGCAAGCATTTTCTAATAGCTGAACTCACCGTGCGTGAGCAGCAGAAGTTCCGCCGACTCAGCCGTCAACAGAAGCTCGAACTGAAAAAATCGGTTATGCAGGATCTGCTCCGCCGGCAGATGCCGCAACCGACCATATTCGATGTTGTCTGGCATCCGGACCGGCAGCGTTTATGGCTCTTTGCCACCAGCCCCAAAGTGCGCGAGACCTTTGAATCCCTGTTCCGCGAAACCTTTGAGTTGGATATCTATCTCCTCTTTCCCTATACCCTGGCCCAGGACCTCCTCAAATCCGAGGCCGCACTCAACCGGCTGGAAATGGTGGAACCGGTGGTATTCACGAGGGATTAGGAAAGAGGAAAAAAGGACAAGTAATGCGCGATTTAGTGGAACTGCTGTTCGCCTACCGCTTTTTGGGTCGGGAATTTCTCACCTGGCTTTGGTTCAGAAGTGAAGCAGAAACTGACGGTTTAATGCGACTACCCGAGACAGAGCCGGTAAGCCTGGCCGTGGGCGACAAGATGATGTTGGAGACCAGCGATGGGGAATATCGGGAAACCCTCGTACTTCAGGGCAGCCGCTCCGAACATCAGGAAGCCCGACTCGGTCTCAGGCAGGGTAAACTGCCGGAGGAGATGCACCTGAAGCTAACTCGCGGCCGGGATGAATGGCAGCTTACCCTCAAGGCCACTACCTTGGAGATCAAAGGCTTAAAGAGCCAGAATACCTCTGTCCAGGGTGATGATGAGGACCAGGAGGCCTTCTTTTTCGATCAGATGTACCAGGTAGAGGAAGTCTCCCACATTATGGACGGTCTGTTTCAAGAATTCCTCCAGGTACGGCTCTCCCCGGCCTGGGAGCAGGAAGAAATGCCCCGTATCCAGGATTGGCTGGAGACCTGAAGGAGGCGCCGCGCCAGGGGCGGCGAAAAAGCAGGGGGGCACCAGGGATGAGGACTCAAAAAAATAAAGGTTCAGGAGATTAATCTGTGCCTGAACTTCCGGAAGTGGAGGTTATACGCCGCGGGTTGGCAAAGAAACTGGTAGGCGATAAGATCATTGCCGTTGATTTGGGTAGGCAGCGACTGCGGCGACAGGCCCTCGATAGCGAACTGGCCTCATTGGTGGGGCACACGTTCAGCCGGTTGACCCGGCGGGGCAAATATCTCCTGCTGCACCTGGATCAGGGGCAGACGCTGCTGGTACATCTAGCCATGACCGGACGCCTGCTCCTGCAAACGAACTCCTGCCCGCTGCCGCCCCACGTCCACCTCACCTTACACTGCCAGACCGGTCATAAACTGCTGTACCAGGACATGCGCCGCTTCGGCCAGATACTCCTCTATCCTCCCGGCAAAAGGCCGCCAGCTCTGGAGCAGGTAGGATGGGAGCCCTTTTCCCGGGGCTTAACCCCCGAGTGGCTGCGCCAAAAGACGGTGCGACTAACCAGGCCGGTGAAAAATTTCCTGCTTGACGGCCGCTTCATCGCCGGCATCGGCAATATCTACGCCTCTGAGACACTCTTTGAGGCCAGGGTGCACCCTCAGACCCCGGTGGGCCGGATCGACCTCAAGACTTGGGAAACTTTGTTGCGCGCCATCCGACGTATCCTGCGCCGGGCCATCAAGGCCGGCGGCACCACCATCGTCAACTATGTGGACTGCGACGGGCAATCAGGCCTGTTTGGCGTGCAGCTCAAGGTCTATGGCCGGGCTGGCAGCCCTTGCCCAGTCTGCCAGACCCCCATTACCCGCCTGGTCATGGCCGGGCGCAGCACCTTCTTCTGCCCCACCTGCCAGCCGATCAACCTTTAAGATCGTTTCCGGTTTCCGGAAAAAAATAATAAGGCTGCAGATGCTTTGCTACTCTGTTATACCCTCCAATCCCCGACCACTAACCACTAACCACTGACCACTGACCCTAATGCTTAAAGGCCCGCTGGCCGGTGAACACCATGGCCGCCGGGGGCTGCGCCTCATTGCAGGCCTGAATGGACTCGAAGTCCCGCAGGGAGCCGCCGGCGTGGGCAATGGCCTGAATGCCCTGCCGGAGGGCGACGTCGACCCCGTCCCGGAAGGGGAAGAAGGCGTCGGAGATCATCGCGGCGCCGATGAGGCCGCCTTTGGCCGTCTTGGTCTCGGCGTCGATCTCATCCTTTAAGGCCTTGGCGGCCTTGCCCTGTTCGATCTCTAATTCCAGGTCCTTATAGGCCTTGCCCAACTTTTTGAAACAGAGGGCATCGGCGTACTTGATATAGGCCTTGTAGATGGCAATTTCGGCCACGCCCACCCGGTCCTGTTCACCGGTGCCGATACCCACGGTGCAGCCATCCTTGACATAGAGAACGGAGTTGGACGTCACACCCTGCTCCACCTGCCAGCCGAAGAGCAAATCCTCTAGTTCTGCTGCGTTAGCCGGTCGGGTACGGTACTCCACTCCCTGATGGGTGGCCACCGCCGGTTTGAAGTCACTGACCTTTAAAATGGCATTGAGCGGCGACTGCTGCACTACCAGACCGCCGTCGTTGAGGCTCTTGAACTCGACAAACCGGCGTTGGCATAAATCGGCCAGGCGGTCGAAGTGGGGAATCTGGATGATGCGCAGGTCTTTTTTCACTTTCAGGATGTCCACCACCCCGGCCTCATAATCGGGCGCCGCAATCACCTCGAGATAGTTTTGCACCACCAGCTCCGCCGTGGTCCTGTCCATAGCCCGGTTGAAGACGGCGCAGCCCCCGAAGGCGGCGATGCGGTCGGCCATGTTGGCCCGGTCGTAGGCCTGGGCCAGGGTATCGCCGTAGGCGACGCCACAGGGATTGTTGTGTTTGACAATGACGACGCATGGTTTTTTCAGCAGAAACTTGATAATATTCAGGGAGTTGTCGATATCCGTGAGGTTGGTCTTGCCGGGGTGTTTGCCGGCCTGGAGCATAGCCGCTTCGTCGATGGCGCTCACCATACCGTAGCCGGGCTCCAAAAAACGGCATCCCCCCAACTCCAGATGACCTTTCACCAATTCGTAGAGGGCCGCCTCCTGCCCCGGATTTTCGCCGTAGCGCAGACCCTTTTCGATGACCTCCCCGGTCTTGTCATCCGACAGCTTCCAGGTCCGCTTGCGGTATTTCAGCTTCTGGTCGCCGAACTCAATGGTAATCTTTTCTGGAAAATGGTCGTCCATTACAGTTCGGTACATCTTCTTAATATCGTTCATTGCTCTCTCCCTGATCTGGAAATAATGACATCTAGGCCTGGGCGTAGATTGTATAAGAAGATGGCGTTTCTGACAATGAGCTTTCTCCTGCAGGACTGAGTGATTTTCATCCTGGTAGGTCTGGGATTGACCAGCTCATGGTCAATTTCCGGTATGGCACGTTAATTATTTAAAACATAATATACTTAATTATATTAATGACATAAAAGCTTCTCTCAACGTTATTGTTTCATTTAGTGAACA is a window from the Desulfobacca acetoxidans DSM 11109 genome containing:
- the rdgC gene encoding recombination-associated protein RdgC, translated to MGLFSKSLSCTRYFVRGELPEDFLSWADERLQHFAFREIDDTNDEKSWGWVEFDNLLQPEFTGGQAHKGEYLAFSLRLDARKVPAALFRKHFLIAELTVREQQKFRRLSRQQKLELKKSVMQDLLRRQMPQPTIFDVVWHPDRQRLWLFATSPKVRETFESLFRETFELDIYLLFPYTLAQDLLKSEAALNRLEMVEPVVFTRD
- a CDS encoding phosphoribosylaminoimidazolecarboxamide formyltransferase, with protein sequence MNDIKKMYRTVMDDHFPEKITIEFGDQKLKYRKRTWKLSDDKTGEVIEKGLRYGENPGQEAALYELVKGHLELGGCRFLEPGYGMVSAIDEAAMLQAGKHPGKTNLTDIDNSLNIIKFLLKKPCVVIVKHNNPCGVAYGDTLAQAYDRANMADRIAAFGGCAVFNRAMDRTTAELVVQNYLEVIAAPDYEAGVVDILKVKKDLRIIQIPHFDRLADLCQRRFVEFKSLNDGGLVVQQSPLNAILKVSDFKPAVATHQGVEYRTRPANAAELEDLLFGWQVEQGVTSNSVLYVKDGCTVGIGTGEQDRVGVAEIAIYKAYIKYADALCFKKLGKAYKDLELEIEQGKAAKALKDEIDAETKTAKGGLIGAAMISDAFFPFRDGVDVALRQGIQAIAHAGGSLRDFESIQACNEAQPPAAMVFTGQRAFKH
- the mutM gene encoding bifunctional DNA-formamidopyrimidine glycosylase/DNA-(apurinic or apyrimidinic site) lyase → MPELPEVEVIRRGLAKKLVGDKIIAVDLGRQRLRRQALDSELASLVGHTFSRLTRRGKYLLLHLDQGQTLLVHLAMTGRLLLQTNSCPLPPHVHLTLHCQTGHKLLYQDMRRFGQILLYPPGKRPPALEQVGWEPFSRGLTPEWLRQKTVRLTRPVKNFLLDGRFIAGIGNIYASETLFEARVHPQTPVGRIDLKTWETLLRAIRRILRRAIKAGGTTIVNYVDCDGQSGLFGVQLKVYGRAGSPCPVCQTPITRLVMAGRSTFFCPTCQPINL
- a CDS encoding indolepyruvate oxidoreductase subunit beta produces the protein MPNDIKLRIFCTGVGGQGTLLATRLLGEAAMAAGFMAQVSETHGMAQRGGVVESTLVLGALSSPIISLGEADILIGFEVLETFRSLNRCHANTLVVTNIGVNVPYTVATGQTTYPPVAEMLNILQDSVGRLIGLNANDLALQAGSALAVNMVLLGALLSTGRLPFEPEILVKVVQTHTPSKHLTTNLQAFNLGREAAMTLTAAPIHK